The stretch of DNA TCACTCAGGTAAAATGTTACCGAAGGGGGATCGGATCACTCACGTCGAAATGTTACCGAAGGGAAGTGTTTTGAAAATGTCCATGAAAACACGACGTGAAGTGATCCGTATGTTGGCTGATCAATACAAGAAAGCGAAATCGCGAAATGAGAAATCTGCAATCCTTGACAACGCTGTGAAGGTGCTGGGTTGCCATCGGAAGCATGCTATCCGCACTCTCGCGAACCCTCCTGCGCTAACGCCAACCAAATCGAAACGTCATCGGCCCGTAGCTTATCAGGAGGCGATGCCCGTCATTGAGCGCGTTTGGGAAGCGCTGGATTATCCTTGTGCCGAGCGATTGCATCCTGTTCTGCTCGAAACAGCTCAGACCCTTGCCCGGCACGGTCACCTACGCCTTACCGATTCCGTCATATCGCAGTTGCAAGAGATTAGCCGCCCGACACTGGCTCGCAGATTATCCGCACTCCGCTCTCCGAAGGCCAGACCGACGGTGAGCAAGCGGAAGCCGTTAGCTGAGGATTGGGATGAAACGCGTCCGGGCGCGCTGGAAATCGATTTAGTCGAACACAACGGCGGATCGTCGCTCGGCCACTTCGCCTATACGCTGACGGTGACCGATGTGGTCTCCGGCTACACCCGCAGACGCGCGCTGCTCGGCAAATCCCAACTTGCCGTGCTTCGTGAGCTCAAGCACATCATCGCCAAGTGGCCCATGCAGCCTTGGGGAATCCACAGTGACAACGGCCAAGAGTTTTTAAACGCCCATTTGAAAACCTTCTGTGCTTCGAACCATATTCGTTTCACGCGCAGCCGCCCTTATCGCAAAAACGACAATGCTCACGTGGAGCAGAAAAACGGTTTTCTCGTCCGCCAGCT from Candidatus Reconcilbacillus cellulovorans encodes:
- a CDS encoding transposase: MSMKTRREVIRMLADQYKKAKSRNEKSAILDNAVKVLGCHRKHAIRTLANPPALTPTKSKRHRPVAYQEAMPVIERVWEALDYPCAERLHPVLLETAQTLARHGHLRLTDSVISQLQEISRPTLARRLSALRSPKARPTVSKRKPLAEDWDETRPGALEIDLVEHNGGSSLGHFAYTLTVTDVVSGYTRRRALLGKSQLAVLRELKHIIAKWPMQPWGIHSDNGQEFLNAHLKTFCASNHIRFTRSRPYRKNDNAHVEQKNGFLVRQLVGYERYDRPEQVEWLNSIYALHDRYFNFCLPTRKLIGKERRGARVKKTFDTAKTPVARLIESGVLSSEQTQRLQAYQSSQDPLTLHNQLEMMLSRPVPSSTDTAEPVEAV